The stretch of DNA GGGTGGGGAGCCCCGCGGCCAGGTGGACGCCGGCCGCCCGGGCGATCCGGCCCAGGCGGGCCGTGGATGCCCCGGCCAGTGGCTCGGCCCAGCGGGCGGCGCAGGCGGAGCCCCCCAGCACCAGGCCGGCGGTGCACAGCTCGGGCAGCACCACGAGGGATGCCCCCCGGCCCGCCGCCCGCAGGACGAGGGCCTCCAGGGCCGCGAGATTGGGCTCCGGCGCCCCGGGAATGGGGCGGTACTGGACAGCCCCCACGCGCAGGATGCGGCCATCGGCCATCTGCCCCACCCCGAACGAGGCACCCGCGCTCCCAACGCTCACGGGGCTACCGGTCTTCCCGCCGTTCCCGCGGGGGGGCCGCGGTGCATCGCCGCTGGCGGGCGGCCTCGAAGAGGACGGCGGCGGCGGTGGCCGCCACGTTGAGGGACTCGAGCCGGCCCGCCATGGGGACGGTGAGGAGGAGGTCGGCCTGCTCCCGCCACCGGGGGTCCAAGCCCCCGCCCTCCTGCCCCAGCAGAAGCGCAAAGGCCCCCGCGAGGGGCGCCCGGTCGTAGGCGATGCCCCCCTGGCCGGCGGTGGCGTAAAGGGGCCGGCCTGCCTTCCGGAGCACGGCTAGGGGATCGGAAACCCGAACCGCGGGCAGGCGCAGCAGGGCGCCCGCCGAGGCCCGCAGCGCCTTGGGGCTGCCGGGATCGGCGCAGCCGGGGGCGAGGAGCAGCCCGCACGCCCCGGCGCCCTCGGCGGTGCGAGCGATGGTGCCCAGGTTTCCCGGGTCCTGGATGCGGTCGAGGACCACGGCCGGCCCCTCCCCGACGAGCACCGCCTTCGCGTCCCGTTCCGGAGCCTCGAAGACCACCAGGACCCCCTGGGGCGTCTCGGTGTCGGCCACCTCCCGCAGGAGGCCCCGCCCGACCTCCAGCACCTCCGCACTCTGGCGCTCAGCCGCTTCCCGGATGCGGGCCTCCCGCCCTCCCCCGGCCCCCCATCCCTGCTCCAGGACCCACAACCGCACCGGGAGCCCTTCCCGGAGCACCTCTTCGGCCAGGCGCACCCCCTCGGCCACCCACAAACCCTCCCGGCGGCGGGCCCGACGGTCCCCGGCAAGCCGGCGCACCCAGCGCAGGCGCTCGTTGGCGGAGGAGGTGACGATCGGCACGGGGACTCCACGGGAGCGGACGCGGCGGCTCAGCCTAACCGCTTCCCGAGGACAGGGCAAAGGGGAATGCCGGCTGGGCGGCTGGGCTGCCTAGGGCAGGCGAAAGGCCGCCGCCTCACGGTGGAGCTCGCCCGCCAGGGCCGCCAGGCCCTCCCCCTCGACCTCGAGCTGGGAGACCCGCTCCAGCTCGTGCCGGGCGCTCGTTCCCAGGGTCTCCAGGTCGCTGCCGAGGCCCTCCAGCAGGTGCGCGACCCGGCCGATGGCGTCGTCCACCCGCTCGCTGGCCTGGCTCACCTCGACCACGGTGTGGGTGATGTGCTCGGTGCCCTTGGTCTGCTCGTCGGAGGCCATGGAGACCTGCCGGGCCACCTGGCCGATCTCTCCCAGGGCACCGTGGACAGCCTCGGTCTGGGCCTCCTGGGCCCTCACCGCGGCCACGATCTCCGCGACCCCCTGGCCCACCTGCTGGATCTCCTCCACCACCCGGGCCGCCTCCCGGGCCTGGCCCACGGCGGCCGCCTCGATCTCCCGCAGGCGGGTTGCCGCCCGGTCGGCGCTCTCGTGGATGCCCCCCAGGAGCTGCCCCGTGTCGCCCGCCTGGCGGGCGCCGTCGGCCACTCGGACCGCCCCTTCCGACACCGCCTGGGCCGCCTCGCGCCCCCCCGACACCACGCCGTCCACGATGGCCCGGATCTCCCGGGTGCTGGCGGCGGTCTTCTCCGCCAGGCTGCGGATCTCCGCGGCCACCACGCCGAAGGCCTTGCCGCGCTCCCCGGCCTGGGCCGCGATGATGGCCGCGTTGAGGGATAGGAGATTGGTGCGCCCGGCGATGTCGTCGATGACCTGGGTCACCCGGCCCACCCGCAAGAGCTCGCCCTCCAGCCGCTCGAAACTGCGCACCGCCGCGTCCACGGCCTCCCGGATGCGTTCCATGCCGTTGAGCGCCTGGGTCATGGATTGCCTGCCCTCGGCCGCCTTCCCCACCACGTCCTCCGTGAGGCGGCGCCCCTCGCTCGCCCCCGAGCACAGGGTCTCGGTGGCCCGGTCGATGGCCACGGCCGCCGCCGCTACCCCCTGGGCGGCGGCGCCCACCTGCCCCGCCAGGGCCGCGACCCGGGCGGTGGCGAGGCTGAGTTCGTCCATGGCCCGGTGGGAACCCCCGGCCCGCTCGCACAGTCCCTCCATCTCGGCCCGCACCTGCTGGGTCATGGCCAGGATCTGCTGCACGCTGGAGGCCGCCTGCTCCGCCCCCTCCCGCAGCCGGGCCGAGAGCTCTCCCAGGGGGGCGAGGTTGGCCCGGATCTCCCGGGCCCGCCGGCCTCCCGCCTCCACCCGGGACAGCTGCTCCTCGCTGCCGCGCCGGGCCTCCTGAGCCCGCCTTCCCAGGGCTTCGCCCCGCGCCGCGATGTCGCCCGCCACCCGGAGCAGGGTGCGCAGGGTACCGGACAGCGTCTCGCTCAGCCGCGAGGCCACTCGGGCCAGCGCCCCGAACTCGTCGTCCGCGCCTTCCGGCAGACGCCCGGTCAGGTCCTTTTCGGCGGCCGCCCCCAGGAAGGCCAGGATCTCCCGAAACGGATTCTTGAGCCGGCGCAGGGAATAGACGAGGATGCCCAGGGCGAGGAACCACCCCGCGCCCAGGGCCGCCACCAGGGTGAGGCGCACGTGCCGGGACTGAGCCAGGGTGGCTTGCCCCTTGGCGGCCTCCAGGGCCCGCAGGTTTTCCAGCAGGGATTCGACCGCCTGGTCCAGGTCTCGCACGTCGGCACGCAGGAGGGCAAACGCGTCGTCGAGCCCCTTGGAGTCCGCGCTCTCGTCGATGGCGGCCAGGTGGGACCGCAGCGTCGCCAAGGCCGAGAGGGACGCCTGCGCCTCCGGGACTCCCGACGCCGCCAGGGCCCGCAAGCCCTCTTCGATCCGCTCCAGGCTCGCCTCGGCGCGGGACAGGTCCGCCTCGTAGTACCCCATGAACCGGAGTACCCCGATCTCCACCTGGCTCACCGCCTCGCGCACCTCCGAGAGGAGGTCGGCGCGTGGCAGGGAGCGGTGCACCAGGGCTTCGAGGGCACGGCCCTGGTACCAGAGCCCGGCCAGGCCGAGCCCCCCCACCAGGGTGAGGAGGGCCACGAAGAAGCCGAGCGCGCGCCCCAGGGCGCGCAGAACTACCGTGTCGGTGCGCTCCATGCTCCCGTCTACTCGATGACCAGGGTGAACAGAGCCGAAGAGGAGTGGTAGTAGTCTCCCACGTCGTCGAAGACCGCAACGGCGGCCTCCAGCCGGTCCCCACGGGCCAGGGCCCGGTCCCCCTCCGGGTCTCCCGTGTCCAGCGCCCGGGCCATCTCCAGGGTCCAGTGGCCGTCGGCCCACACGCCCCGGGCCCGGATGTCGCCCCGGCTCCCCGAGGGCTCCTGGGGAACGTAGCGAGGCACCACGTCGCCCGCGAAGCGGGCCGGGGGCTCGGTGCGCTCGGCCACGCAGGAATTCCCCGCGTCGTTGAACCGCTTGCCGTAACTGGTCTTGCCCTCAGGGCCGTGGAGCACGTCCGCCCCCCGGAATTCACGCAAACCCAGCCGCAGCGTCTGGTCGTCGGCGTACCCCGCCGGGTTGGAACGGGCGGCCTTCCAGTACCAGAGGTCCCCCACGAAGGTAACGCCGCTCACCATGCAGTCCGTGGGCCTGGACGCCCCCATGGGCAAGAGGAGGGCAAACCGGTCTTCGTTGCCCGGGCCCGTCACGTAGGTCTGGGAGGCCGAGTCCCAGATCCAGGGGGCGCGCACTGCGCTCTCGGTCGGGTCCGGCCAGCGGGCCAGGAGGTAGAAGGTCGCCCCGTGGACGAGCGCCCGAAGGGTCACGTCCACGGGGGGAGAGCGACGCTTGGGCTCAAAGCCCCCGTAGCGGGCCCCCACGTCGTCGGTGATGGGTTCGACGCGTACGACGATGGGCTCGGCCCGGGACCACACCTCGTCCACCACCCCGTCCACCAGAGGAGCCCGGTCCGCGACCCGGGCCCGGAGCACGGATGCCGGCTCCCCCGCGGCCAGGGCCGGGGCACAGGCGAGCAACAAAAGGGTGGGAGCCATCCGCATGGGCTTCTCCTTCGAGCAGTCACCCCCCGGGCTTCGCCCTCCCATCGGCCCGGGTATGGCGATACTTGAGGGAAACTCTAGCGCCGGAAGAGCCAGAAGAGGAGGGAGAGGACCAGGGACAGGACCAGGGAGAGGAGAAGCGAGGTCCCCAGGGGGAAGGAAACGGTAAAGCCCGGCCGCTCCACGGTGATGTCGCCGGGCAGCCGGCCGAAAAACGGCAGGCGCGCCGCCAGGAGGAACAGCCCCCCCAGGGCCGCCAGGGCCAGGCCGGCGACCACCAGGAGCTTGCCCAGGGTCGTCACGGCCGGGCTTCCCGCCCCCTGGGGCGGGCGGGGGCGAAGCGCTCCACCTCGCTGTACAGACACCCGCAGTAGGCCTGGCGGTAGAGGCCGAGGGCCTTGGAGGCCTCGATCCCCTCGCCCCAGCCGTCGCGCCAGTCCCGATACAGAAAGGAGACGCCGGCCTCGCGCCCCACCGCTTCCCCGAGCTCCCGGATCAGGTCGTGCTTCTGGCGGCGGCTGTAGAGCAGGGTGGTGGTGAACGCCTCGAACCGCCCCCGGCGCGCCAGGAGCGCCGCGTGCCGCAGGCGAAGGTGCAAGCAGACCCGGCAGCGCTCCCCCTCGCGAAACGCCACGGCCCGCAGCCACTCCCCGGGGTCGTACTCCGGGTGGGGCAGGAGCCCCAGGTCCTCGACGCGGCCCAGCTCCTCCAGGGCCGCGCGGCGGCGGTCCCACTCGGTAAACGGGTGGATGTTGGGGTTGGCGTAGACCCCGAGCACCTCGGCCCCCTCGGCGCGCAGCCGGCGCAAGGGCACGATGGTACAGGGGCCGCAGCAGGTATGCAGGAGGAGCTTCATGGGTTGGCCTTCCGGAAGTGCCCGGGTATCATGGCCTCCCGGGGGGCGCCGGTCAAGCCGGCGCCCGCTCCAGGTGGGCCGCGAGGAGACCCCGAGCGGCGCCGTCCAGCGTATCCCTTGCGGCCCGGCGCACCGGCCGCCGCGAATCCGGAGGCCCCCCATGCCCCACCGCCGCCAGGCTCCGCCGCCCCAGCGGGGGCGAGACCTCTGCCACGTGGCGTTTCGCCAGACCCTGGACCTGCTCCAGGTGACCGACGAGGCCCTGGAGGAGCTCTGCCACCCGTCGCCCCGCCTGCCCGACCTGGACGGGCTCGTGGTCCACGCCCTCAACGAGATGGCCAGCGCCGGGGGCGAAGGGGGCACCCGCGTCCCTTCCCACGTCTTCGTGGTCCACGGGCAGCCCCCCATTCTCACGGGCACCGTGTACGCCGTGGGCACCCACGCCTACGGCCCCGCGGTGGGCCCCTTCGAGCTCGAGGCCAGGCACTCCTACGCCTACTCGGCCGCCTCCGAGACGGTGCTCGTCTCCAACGTGGACGAGGAGAATTTGGGCGCCGACGAGTACCAGGGCCGCTTCCACCCCACGGTGCGGGAGGCCGTGGGGGCGCCCATCCGAAATTTCGTCACCTACCGCATCGCGGGGGACCGGCCCGGGGCCATCATCGCCTTCAACTACCCCGGCCGGGCCACCCGCTACGAGGGGCAGGTGCTCTCGGCCCTGGCCATCACCCTGGGCTCGGTGTGGACCCTCTCCTCCCGGGTCGCCCAGGTGGAAGAGGGCTTCCTCTACCTGGTAGGGGCCCTCGCCCGAGCCAGCGAGGTGAACGACGAGGTCACCGGCGACCACATCCTGCGGGTGAGCCGCTACGCCGAGACCCTGGCCCTGGCCGCCGGGTACGGACCCGACGAAGCGAAGATCATCGCCTACTCCTCCCAGCTCCACGACGTGGGAAAGATCCACACGCCGCGGGAGCTCCTCCAGAAGCCCGGTCCGCTGTCCCCCGAGGAGGTGGGGCCCATGCGCCAGCACGCGCTCCAGGGCGAGAAGATCATCGGCAGCTCCCCGCGCCTGGCGGTGGCCCGCCGCATCGCGGGCGCCCACCACGAGAACTGGGACGGCTCGGGCTACCCCCGGGGGCTGGCGGGGGAGGCCATTCCCCGGGAAGCGAGGCTGTGCAAGATCGTGGACGTCTACGACGCCCTTCGCTCCGACCGGCCCTACAAGCCTGCCCTCTCCCACGAGGAGAGCTGCCGGATCCTCCTCGAGGGGGACTCCCGCACCCGGCCGGACCGGCACTTCGACCCCGAGCTCCTGCGCACCTTTCGGCGCATCCATGCCGACTTCCAGCGCATCCACGCCGAGATCCAGCCCTGGGGGTGAGGGGGGCCGTCACGGCTCCCGGCCCAGCGACTCCGCCGCCCGGCGCAGGGGGGCGTGCCGGGAGCGCAGGAGAATCTCGCGGGTGAGCTCGCAGACACGGGATTCCTCCCGGGAGCGCCGCTCCTCGGGGGCGTGGTAGGGGTGCTCCAGGCGGCAGAAGCGCACCAGGTGCACGTACTCGTGGGTGAGCACCCCCACCAGGAGCTCGGGAAGCTCCAGGCCGGGGTCCCTGCGGACGCGGTCGAGGATGTTGTGATCCTGGAGGCAGATGCGGTAGTGGGGACACAGGCGCTCGCAGCGGACGAAGCGGCCCGCCCCCTGCCCTTCCAGGCGGAAGACCCGGCGGATCTCGGCCAGGCGCCCCCGCCCCAGGAGCTCGCCGGCCCGCAGCTCCCGGGCGCTCAGGATCCGGTGGCTCGTGCGGTCGAACCAGTCATCGGCCAGGGCGAACCGCTCGCCGATGAGCTCCCGGGCCAGGGGCACCGCCCGGGCCAGGGCGCCGAGCTCCCGGACTCCGAAGGTGTCACGCCGGCCCATCCGCCCCCCTCGGGCCACCCGCGGTGGCCACCAGGCGCCGCAGGGCCCCCAGGAGCTCGCCCCGGTCCAGGGGCTTGACGAGGAAGGCGTCGGCCCCCGCCCGCAGTCCCGCTTCTTTGCGATCCATGCAGGAGAGGATGACGACCGGGACGGCCCGGGTGGCGGGGTCCGCCTTGAGCTCCCGCAGCACCTCCCACCCGTCCACCCGGGGCATGAGCAGGTCCAGGGTGATGGCTGCGGGCTGCACCTGCCGGGCGAGCCGCAGGCCCTCGACGCCGTCCCGGGCGGGAACGGCCTGCATCCCCGCCGACTCCAGCACCTTCTGGATGAGCTCCAGGGCCGAAGGGTCGTCCTCGATGACGAGCACCCGGGGCTGCCCCTGCGCCGCGGCCGGGCGCGCGGGTGCGGCGGCGGCCTCGGGCACCCAGAAGGAGAACCGGCTCCCCGCGCCGGGCTCGCTCTCCACCTCGAGCTCGCCGCCCAGGAGCTCCACGAGCATGCGGCACAGGGGAAGCCCGAGCCCCGTCCCCCGGTGCTCCCGGGCGTGGGAGGGATCGGCCTGGAAGAACTTCGCGAAGATCCGCTTCTTGTCCTCCGCAGCAATGCCGATGCCCGTGTCGCGCACCTCCACCCGCAGCCGGCCCCCCTCCCGGCGCACGGAGCACACCACCGAGCCCTCGTCGGTGAACTTCACCGCGTTGGCCAGGATGTTGATCAGGATCTGCTTGAGCTTCTCCCGGTCCGAGCAAAAGGTCTGGGGCGCGTCCTCGAGCTCGGTGCGCAGGTCCAGCCGCTTCCGGTAGGCAAGGGGGGTGACGGTGTCGAGGGCCTCGGCAACGAGGTCCGACACGTCGAAGGTCTGCACCTCCACCTCCATGCGCCCCGCCTCGATCCGGGTCATGTCGAGGATGTTGTTGATGAGCTTGAGCAGGTACCGGGAGGCGGCCAGGATGCGCTGGAGGTCCCCGGCCTGCTCGCCGCTCACGGGCCCGTCCACCCCGTCCAGAAGGAGCTCCGTATAGCCGATGATCGAGTTGAGCGGGCTGCGCAGCTCGTGGCTCATGTTGGCGAAGAACTGGCTCTTGAACTTCGCCGCGTCGGCCACCTCGTCGTACTGGCTGCGCAGCAGGCGATGGGCCTCGGCCAGCTCGCCCGAGGTGCGCCGGATCTCCTCCAGGTGCAGCTCCTGGTAGGTGTCGCTGAAGCGGTGAATCGCCTCGTCCACGGCCTCGTCCACCAGGTGAAGGGCCAGCTCGAGCTCCGGCCCCTGGAAGGCCGCGGTCACCAGGGGACGCGCCAGGTCGCGGAACACCCCGAACGCCCGCTGCACCTCCGAGAGGGGAAAACGCTGGGGAAACCGCTTTTCGGCGATCTCCTGGACGAAGGTCTCCATGACGCCCCAGTCGCCCCGGCCGAGGGCCTCCAGGTACCCGTCCAGTGCCCGGCCCGAGGTCTGGGCCAGCTCCTCCCGGGGCCGAGTGCTGTAGTGGGGACCCACGCCCTCCTGGAGGCGGCGCACGAACTCGGCGCCCAACTCCTCCCGGTGCTCCCGGAGCACCTGCGCGAGCCGGCCCGCCACCCGGGACGACCCTCGGGACCCCTGGGGCCCGGGGCTCAATTGACGTCCTCCCGGAACTGCACCGCCGAGGGGGCGAGCCGAAGCGGCGGGAGCAAGACCGGCGCCATGCCGGCCCGCAGGGTCAGGTGCGCCACCTCGTCTCGCAAATAGGGGTAGAGGGACGCAGGCCCCTCCCCCTTGGCGAGCCCTTCGGCGGTCTCGGCCTGGCCGAGCCGGAAGTGACCCTCCAGGGCGATCTCCAGGCGAAAGGGGGGCTTGGGATCGCCCTCGAAGAAGCGCGCCACGAGGAGCACCGACGCCCGCCCCCCTTCGAGCCCCCGCACGTGGGCCCGGATCTCGCACGGACTCTGCCGGGCTTCTCCAGGGGCGTTTCCGGTCGCCTCGAACTGTACCCTCTGGACCCGGATGGCCTCGAGCACTGCCACTGGTTCTCCCTCCTGATCTCTTCCGGCCGGCTCCGCCTGGATAGCACAGGATCGCGGGGCCGTCGAGGCCCCACCGCCTTCCCGCCCCAGGCGGTGCTCTGCTATCCTGGCCCCATGGAACGAGCCGAGGAGATCCTTCGCGCGGCGGTGCGGCCCCGGCGCTGGGCCAAGATCGAGGCGGTGCTCCACCAGCGGCTCGGCGCCGTGCGGGCGGTGGTGGAGAACCTGCACCATCCCCACAACGCCAGCGCGGTGCTGCGCACCTGCGAGGCCCTGGGCATCCAGCACGTCCACGCGGTGGAGACCGCCGAGGACTTCACCTTCAGCCGGCGGATCACCCTGGGGGCCCACAAGTGGCTGACCCTGCACCGCCACGAGACCTTCGCCGATTGCGCCGCCGAGCTCCGGGCCGCGGGATTTTGCCTGTACGCCGCCATGCTCGACCCGGAGGCCAAGCCCCTGGAGGAGCTGCCGATCCAGGAGCCCCTGGCGCTGGTCTTCGGCAACGAGAAGCAGGGGGTGAGCGCCGCCGCCCGCGCCGCGTGCGACGGGGCCTTCATCATCCCCATGACGGGCTTCGCCCAGAGCCTCAACATCTCGGTTGCGGCTGCCGTGAGCCTTTACAGCGTGGCGCGCCGGGCCCGGCTCGAGCGCGCGGACGGCGGACTCCTGGACGCGGCCGAGCGGGCCCGCCTGCTGGAGACGTGGCTGCCCAAGAGCGTGGCCTGCGGTTCCCGGGTGGTGCGGGCCCTCAGGAAGTGAGCCCGGCCCAAGCCGCCGCAAGCAGCGCGGCCACCCCCACGGGCAGGCAGGCCTCGTCCAGGTCGAAGCGGGGGCTGTGGAGGGGCGCGGCGCGGGACGGGTCGGGGCTCGCGCCCAGCTGGAGGTAGCACCCGGGCACCCGCTCCAGCAGGAACCCCATG from Thermodesulfobacteriota bacterium encodes:
- a CDS encoding nitrilase-related carbon-nitrogen hydrolase, producing MSVGSAGASFGVGQMADGRILRVGAVQYRPIPGAPEPNLAALEALVLRAAGRGASLVVLPELCTAGLVLGGSACAARWAEPLAGASTARLGRIARAAGVHLAAGLPT
- a CDS encoding RNA methyltransferase; the encoded protein is MPIVTSSANERLRWVRRLAGDRRARRREGLWVAEGVRLAEEVLREGLPVRLWVLEQGWGAGGGREARIREAAERQSAEVLEVGRGLLREVADTETPQGVLVVFEAPERDAKAVLVGEGPAVVLDRIQDPGNLGTIARTAEGAGACGLLLAPGCADPGSPKALRASAGALLRLPAVRVSDPLAVLRKAGRPLYATAGQGGIAYDRAPLAGAFALLLGQEGGGLDPRWREQADLLLTVPMAGRLESLNVAATAAAVLFEAARQRRCTAAPPRERREDR
- a CDS encoding methyl-accepting chemotaxis protein, with the protein product MERTDTVVLRALGRALGFFVALLTLVGGLGLAGLWYQGRALEALVHRSLPRADLLSEVREAVSQVEIGVLRFMGYYEADLSRAEASLERIEEGLRALAASGVPEAQASLSALATLRSHLAAIDESADSKGLDDAFALLRADVRDLDQAVESLLENLRALEAAKGQATLAQSRHVRLTLVAALGAGWFLALGILVYSLRRLKNPFREILAFLGAAAEKDLTGRLPEGADDEFGALARVASRLSETLSGTLRTLLRVAGDIAARGEALGRRAQEARRGSEEQLSRVEAGGRRAREIRANLAPLGELSARLREGAEQAASSVQQILAMTQQVRAEMEGLCERAGGSHRAMDELSLATARVAALAGQVGAAAQGVAAAAVAIDRATETLCSGASEGRRLTEDVVGKAAEGRQSMTQALNGMERIREAVDAAVRSFERLEGELLRVGRVTQVIDDIAGRTNLLSLNAAIIAAQAGERGKAFGVVAAEIRSLAEKTAASTREIRAIVDGVVSGGREAAQAVSEGAVRVADGARQAGDTGQLLGGIHESADRAATRLREIEAAAVGQAREAARVVEEIQQVGQGVAEIVAAVRAQEAQTEAVHGALGEIGQVARQVSMASDEQTKGTEHITHTVVEVSQASERVDDAIGRVAHLLEGLGSDLETLGTSARHELERVSQLEVEGEGLAALAGELHREAAAFRLP
- a CDS encoding ethylbenzene dehydrogenase-related protein — translated: MRMAPTLLLLACAPALAAGEPASVLRARVADRAPLVDGVVDEVWSRAEPIVVRVEPITDDVGARYGGFEPKRRSPPVDVTLRALVHGATFYLLARWPDPTESAVRAPWIWDSASQTYVTGPGNEDRFALLLPMGASRPTDCMVSGVTFVGDLWYWKAARSNPAGYADDQTLRLGLREFRGADVLHGPEGKTSYGKRFNDAGNSCVAERTEPPARFAGDVVPRYVPQEPSGSRGDIRARGVWADGHWTLEMARALDTGDPEGDRALARGDRLEAAVAVFDDVGDYYHSSSALFTLVIE
- a CDS encoding DUF2905 family protein translates to MTTLGKLLVVAGLALAALGGLFLLAARLPFFGRLPGDITVERPGFTVSFPLGTSLLLSLVLSLVLSLLFWLFRR
- a CDS encoding epoxyqueuosine reductase QueH, translating into MKLLLHTCCGPCTIVPLRRLRAEGAEVLGVYANPNIHPFTEWDRRRAALEELGRVEDLGLLPHPEYDPGEWLRAVAFREGERCRVCLHLRLRHAALLARRGRFEAFTTTLLYSRRQKHDLIRELGEAVGREAGVSFLYRDWRDGWGEGIEASKALGLYRQAYCGCLYSEVERFAPARPRGREARP
- a CDS encoding HD domain-containing phosphohydrolase, with the protein product MPHRRQAPPPQRGRDLCHVAFRQTLDLLQVTDEALEELCHPSPRLPDLDGLVVHALNEMASAGGEGGTRVPSHVFVVHGQPPILTGTVYAVGTHAYGPAVGPFELEARHSYAYSAASETVLVSNVDEENLGADEYQGRFHPTVREAVGAPIRNFVTYRIAGDRPGAIIAFNYPGRATRYEGQVLSALAITLGSVWTLSSRVAQVEEGFLYLVGALARASEVNDEVTGDHILRVSRYAETLALAAGYGPDEAKIIAYSSQLHDVGKIHTPRELLQKPGPLSPEEVGPMRQHALQGEKIIGSSPRLAVARRIAGAHHENWDGSGYPRGLAGEAIPREARLCKIVDVYDALRSDRPYKPALSHEESCRILLEGDSRTRPDRHFDPELLRTFRRIHADFQRIHAEIQPWG
- a CDS encoding ATP-binding protein, translating into MSPGPQGSRGSSRVAGRLAQVLREHREELGAEFVRRLQEGVGPHYSTRPREELAQTSGRALDGYLEALGRGDWGVMETFVQEIAEKRFPQRFPLSEVQRAFGVFRDLARPLVTAAFQGPELELALHLVDEAVDEAIHRFSDTYQELHLEEIRRTSGELAEAHRLLRSQYDEVADAAKFKSQFFANMSHELRSPLNSIIGYTELLLDGVDGPVSGEQAGDLQRILAASRYLLKLINNILDMTRIEAGRMEVEVQTFDVSDLVAEALDTVTPLAYRKRLDLRTELEDAPQTFCSDREKLKQILINILANAVKFTDEGSVVCSVRREGGRLRVEVRDTGIGIAAEDKKRIFAKFFQADPSHAREHRGTGLGLPLCRMLVELLGGELEVESEPGAGSRFSFWVPEAAAAPARPAAAQGQPRVLVIEDDPSALELIQKVLESAGMQAVPARDGVEGLRLARQVQPAAITLDLLMPRVDGWEVLRELKADPATRAVPVVILSCMDRKEAGLRAGADAFLVKPLDRGELLGALRRLVATAGGPRGADGPA
- a CDS encoding RNA methyltransferase codes for the protein MERAEEILRAAVRPRRWAKIEAVLHQRLGAVRAVVENLHHPHNASAVLRTCEALGIQHVHAVETAEDFTFSRRITLGAHKWLTLHRHETFADCAAELRAAGFCLYAAMLDPEAKPLEELPIQEPLALVFGNEKQGVSAAARAACDGAFIIPMTGFAQSLNISVAAAVSLYSVARRARLERADGGLLDAAERARLLETWLPKSVACGSRVVRALRK